Genomic segment of Arachis stenosperma cultivar V10309 chromosome 4, arast.V10309.gnm1.PFL2, whole genome shotgun sequence:
tgtctttatagatatattttctggatgtgtctctttatatatgtatttaaaatatattaattattagacacATCTACGAACACACTTTCatgaaacaaaaatataaataagagttggcagaagttggcagataatatgttggtaccctatacttttcaaaaaatttattactaacaatggaaaatctaattcgttattgtttttgttttttattgttaataaacataatagattaataataaaataataatttataaaataaaaaatagtttttatgataaataaaatatatggagttaatttgtaattaaaattagataaggACTATTTATCAGTTATTAAAAAccttaaaaaacatgttttgttATAAGAACATTTAATGGTGCAAACGTTATAGGACCATCGGTGCCATCATATACATTATACTGAGTTTTTTCATCATATATATGCAGACATTCCAAATTACCCCCTCAATTGAGAAGCAACAATACTTGCCGTTCATTGCCTCCGCCGGCAGCAACACTAGAAGGATTTCTCTGACTCTCAATCTCCAAAACATTCGAATCATTCAATGCGCAGCCACAACCTTGAGAAAATAAAAGATCAGCCGTTCTGATTTTGCGTCCACATTCGCTATCCTCAACAATTTTTTCGATGCTATAAGATGGCAAGTGAGGTAAGGCTTCATAATCAGGTGTTTGAGCATACTCAATTTCATCATCAAACTGCCTATTATCACAGTCCTGAGAAGATATTTTCTCCAAATCAATATTCTCTTTGTCATGACTTGCACGACACTCAATCTCAAGACCCTGCTCAGTACCTCTGCCATTTCCCTCCACCATAGCTTCCGCGCCAACATTAtcaacttctttttctttgcatGATATTTCTCCATCTGTATCTACAAAAGTACTCTCAAAGTTCTCTTTATCTTCAAGAGTACTCTGCATAGTCTTTAGTTGATTAGTAAATAACATTTGTATCAACTCAGTAGTGGAATCAAGGGCTTGTAGTTGTGTTTTGCTGCACAAAAGCATCGCGCTTCAGTTGCAAACATTGAAAAATCTAGAACCTCAATGGAAtattatacaaataatattttcaaattccAGATGCACTTTgatcataacaaaaaaaaaaaaaaaaaaaaaacaaataataataaactctTACTGAAGCATAAGTCTTTCCTTGACTCCTCTTAACCTCTGCCTCTCAGAATCAAGATCTCTCATTGTCTCACCTTTCTCAAGCTCAAGAACAGAAGCTTTATTCCATACTTCTTCTCGCACTGCCTAGTTAAAATCCAGCACCAAATTTGTTTATAGTCAAATAATGAACATTTTAATGTAATGTAATCTTTGCATGACATTAACTTCTGATATCTACCTTTTCGCTCTCAAGCTCTTCCCTTAATATTCTTGCTTCATCTTCAAGTTCTTCTATTTTCTGTTCCATAAATTAGCTATATGTTCAGCTTCAGCtaaatattaacaaaataagGTAATGTAAAATTATCTGATTACCTTCATTCCATTTTCTATGGTTAGTTTCTCTTCATGTATTTGCGTTTCCAACTGGCGAACCTTATCATTCGAAGCATCTAACATTTGTTTAGTACCATCCTGCAATCGAAAGAGACAAATGTTGTTATAAAGTACTTTCATTTGTGGCCTGTCATAGAGATTAACAACTGAAAATCAGAATCATACCAGCTTGGACCTCAAGGTTTCGACGAGCAAACAGTTTTCCCTGTCCAATTCCTACAATATATAAAAGGAAAAACCTGTAAGCTCCTTAGATTGTAAATATGATTATTAGTTTTGTATTAAATTAGCATTAAAACTTTCAAACCTGAAGCTTTTTAGTTGCTTCTTGTAGTTCTTTTTCTCTTGTTACAGCATCATTAGAAAGTTGTCTTATTTCCGCTTGTAGCCCCAACAACAAAGTAGCAGTTGAAAGCAGCTGATCGCTCAGTTGCTTTCCATTCGCCTGCCAAGGACATTCGAATAGAGAAACATAACAAAGGAGGACGAATataacatagaaaaataaagataaagaatcaATTAGAAAGTTGAAGTGGCAACATATTATCATTGAATTCCTTTGCAAATCTCACTAGAAGCAAATAAATAACATTACCTTTTCACTCTCCAGTTCTCTCCTTAGTCTTCTTGTTTCTTGTTCAAGTTCTTCTACTTTCTGCTCCACAAATTAGcgtttataaaaaataatacaacaaATCAGCTTgcatcaattaaaaaaataaaacaaatatcaGATTGATTGCCTTTGTTCCATTTGCAGCGGTCAGCTTCGCCTTGCTTAACTCGGCTTCCAACTGGCGAACCTTATCATTAGAGAGAGCTAACTGTTGCCTAACATTTCCCTGCAACAGAAAGGAAGGAATGAAGGAACAAATCGACTTACACGGAGCGTAAGCTGTGGCCTGTCTTATGCTAAAAACCCAAAGCAGAACCATACCAGCATGGACTCCAAGGTATTGATCTGCTGAGATCTTTCATTAACTAACCTCTGCAATATATAAGAATGGGGACAACTTGTTAGCTTCTCATACTAGAGAGAAAAAGTTCATACTACTCTAGAATAAAAACTTTCAAACCTGAAGCCTGTCTATTTGATTTTGTAGGGCTGCTCCTTGAGTCCTGCAACTACTATGATCATTTCCCATGGCAGGCTTTGTATTTGATCCACAAATTTTCTGCAGTTCTTCTAACTGATCAAGGTGAAATTTTTCAATGGACTCTTTAGATTCATGCTAGTTCCATGAATCATACATTATGCAAGAGATTTTAGCTTACAAAACAATGCAAACAAGAATATCTTTAAATTATACATTTGTTTTGGAATCCGTCCAATGGTATAGATAGTAGTTAAGATTAGcatatgcttttcttttatattaAGATTACAAAATAATATATGCGAAGAAGAATACAGAAAGGTTAATAgcatattctctttctttctaaAAGGAAAGGTCATGAACCAGGAACAGATATATTACGAAGTggtaataattaataactacCTGTGTCATTCTTTTCCATGGGTGGGAAGGTTTTCAAATTTCAATCAAATTCCTCGTCGACATTGCCTCAGCTTCCGCAGCAAGGCTTCTCTACCGGAAGGCTGCTGCCATGACACCTCTGGCAGCTGCAGAACACTATTGGGAGTTGTGCTGTTTGGATCCAATATCATTGGTGTTGCACCTATACAattagtttttatgtttattGGAAAAAGTTTATTAGGTTGATTAAGTTGGCCATTTCACTAGGCTAGGACATTGCTCAAGGACGCTTACAATGATTTTTACTTGATTATCTACTAATATAAGCTTTACAAGTAGCCATGTTTATTGTTACATGTATGCCTCATTCAGCATATTACTTGCTTTGATAGAACATTCCTGACAAAATCATGCAAAGTGATGAAGATCTATATGAATGACAATAACATTCAGTAAAGTGTCttacatataatataattacaGAGGTAGAGAGAAGAGACTAATCACTTATGTACATGAGATCTCTGAAGTATATACCCACGTATGTATATATGTAGGTGTGTATATACATATACACATTCCCCAACTTTAAAAGAGGTCCAGTTTTCTTCTGTTGATTCATCACCTCCGTACATAGCATCCATCCTGGTTATGATTCTTCTCACCATGGGAATTACCCTGGGTTTCTATAAGATATGATCTAACTTCTGCATTGACTCTATCATTGTTGCCACAAATATTAATAGTATCCGAGTTAGATGAACCATATACATACATTCTGTTTGTCACAATCACATGCAGAAACTCCAAACTGCTCCCTCAAATCAGATGCAAAAATTCTTGCTGTTCTTTCTGTCCGGCTGCAGCAGCATCAGGAGTTAAAAGGTCAGCTGTTCTAACTGCTTCTCCAGCTTTGTTATCCTTGGTTGTATTATCAGTTTCTATAGGAGAACATGGTAGCAATAAATGTAAAACTTTGTGATCAGGTCTTTGAGCATGCTCCTCAGTTTCTTGTGCATTTATACCCTCACCAAACTGTCTAGTGTCCATGTCCAGTGGGCCACATTCGTTCAAATCAATATTCTGTTCACTACGATCTCTACAACTCTCAGTTTTGAGAACTGGCTCGGTACTTCCAGCATCTCCTTTTATCATGGATGTTTCTGTGCCAACGTCATTATTAGAACCAAAGCCACCTCTAACATCATGGTCATGATCTGCACAGTTGAACTCATGTGTATTTTGGCGTTGTTCTCCTCTTATATCAGAATCATGCTTACTAGTGAAACTTCCTTCATTGATTGAACTTTGAATTTGGTCGTCTTCATGTGTATTTTGGGATTCTTCACTTCTAATATCAGAATGACTCGTCTCAGTTCTACTTGCTTGGTTGGTTGAAGTTTTAACTTGATCTGTTTCATGTGTCTTTTGGGAGTCTTCACTTCTAATATCAGAGTGATGCTTCTCAGTGACACTATCTTCGTTGGTTGAAGTTTGAACTTGATCTGTTTCATGTGCATTTAGGCATTCATCACTTGTAATATCAGAAGGATGCTTCTCAGTGACACTTGCTTCATTGGCTGAAGTTTGAACTTGATCCACCTCTTGCATATTTCGGTGTTCTTCACATTTTTTATCAGGGTCATGTTTCTCAATGACACTTGCTTCATTGCTTGAAGCTTGAATTTGATCTCCGTCATTGTGCTTCTGCACAGTAGTAGACATTCCTGCCTTAACATCATTGTTACTATGTTCCTCAGCAAGCTGTTTTTCTCTGCCTGAGGCTCCACTGACGACTCCATTCTCTTCGTCTTCAAGAGTTCTTTGCATAGACTTTAATTGCTCCTGTTGCCTAGCAAACAGTATTTGTATCACCTCACATGTTGAATGAAATGCCTGAAGTTGTGTTTCCCTACATAACATCGTTGAACATTAGTGGTCTAAAATTCTAATATCACAATGAACTAAGATGCAGGTGAAGAAGTTGCATCATGAAGCGGAGGTGTAAATCAGCATGTAAAGTGACTATTATAAAGAAGCAATTTATGAATACTGCATTCAGAAATTTTCGTTGAAATAACAAATTAAGAGtagagtatatatataaaagaaatgtttagCAGTGCATATCTAATCAAGACACAATTAATCATCCAGAAACCTGCATTGTTGTTTAGGCTAAGATCATAGCTCTCAAATTAGTAGTCAAGAACTATAGAAATAGAACCTTATAATTTTGTGGTCAATTATTGATAGAGGAAGGGTGTATAAATAGAACAATTGTTTTTAAGTAGCAATAACTCTGAAGTTTTCACTAATAAGGCTCCCCAAACCCTACCCTTTTTTATGTCTATTTCTATGTCCATAACATTTCGTTTCCGGTTTTCAGAGTAGTTcaagaaaatccaatcaaaacCTATGAAAGTATACACTATTTATGATGATTCTAGTTAAAATTTCCTATTCTTATCAAATTTTACTCTTGACACAAATTGTTAATGCAAcgaaaaagaaacaaagaagcTGGAAGAAGTATTGCAACTTGAGTCTACATTGGAAAATAAGATGATCGTCTTTACCCATTCAACATGATTTTCAAATCATACACATCccattattataatatataacaaGAAATAATGCCTTACTGAAGCTTTAGCCTTTCCCTGGCACCTCTTAACCTCCGCCTCTCTGAATCAAGATCTTGCATTGCAGCATTTATCTGAAGCTCGAGAACAGAAACCTTCGAGAGTGCTTTTTCTCGAGCTGCCTAATAAAAATGGCAATGAAATTTCTTAGATTCAAATAGAGAGGCTTCCTCTGCAGTCTCATTGAAATAAATCAATAACGTTACCAACATGCATGTGCGAAAAGCATACacaatttaactaaaaaaaactTTTCTATTAAAACATTCTGATACCTACCTTTTCACTCTCAAGgtctttcattaatcttctttTTTCCTGATCAAGTTCTCCAATTTTCTGTTCCATGAAATACCATGTATGTTCAGCTAAATATTAAACAAAACATGATAAAGGCAACATGATACTCACCATGAATAGGTTTAAGAGTGtgccataaaaaaaaaaacaaaaagaaaaaggtttAATATATCTGGAGATGC
This window contains:
- the LOC130977073 gene encoding uncharacterized protein LOC130977073; this translates as MTQLEELQKICGSNTKPAMGNDHSSCRTQGAALQNQIDRLQRLVNERSQQINTLESMLGNVRQQLALSNDKVRQLEAELSKAKLTAANGTKKVEELEQETRRLRRELESEKANGKQLSDQLLSTATLLLGLQAEIRQLSNDAVTREKELQEATKKLQELDRENCLLVETLRSKLDGTKQMLDASNDKVRQLETQIHEEKLTIENGMKKIEELEDEARILREELESEKAVREEVWNKASVLELEKGETMRDLDSERQRLRGVKERLMLHKTQLQALDSTTELIQMLFTNQLKTMQSTLEDKENFESTFVDTDGEISCKEKEVDNVGAEAMVEGNGRGTEQGLEIECRASHDKENIDLEKISSQDCDNRQFDDEIEYAQTPDYEALPHLPSYSIEKIVEDSECGRKIRTADLLFSQGCGCALNDSNVLEIESQRNPSSVAAGGGNERQVLLLLN
- the LOC130973485 gene encoding uncharacterized protein LOC130973485, encoding MGNGSSVSREHEEWRRLTDAAAKREKELQETINKLQESQRERRLLIEMLTSNLEDTKKKLIVSDSKVRQLENRLHEERLTTAHGVKKIGELDQEKRRLMKDLESEKAAREKALSKVSVLELQINAAMQDLDSERRRLRGARERLKLQETQLQAFHSTCEVIQILFARQQEQLKSMQRTLEDEENGVVSGASGREKQLAEEHSNNDVKAGMSTTVQKHNDGDQIQASSNEASVIEKHDPDKKCEEHRNMQEVDQVQTSANEASVTEKHPSDITSDECLNAHETDQVQTSTNEDSVTEKHHSDIRSEDSQKTHETDQVKTSTNQASRTETSHSDIRSEESQNTHEDDQIQSSINEGSFTSKHDSDIRGEQRQNTHEFNCADHDHDVRGGFGSNNDVGTETSMIKGDAGSTEPVLKTESCRDRSEQNIDLNECGPLDMDTRQFGEGINAQETEEHAQRPDHKVLHLLLPCSPIETDNTTKDNKAGEAVRTADLLTPDAAAAGQKEQQEFLHLI